From a single Sus scrofa isolate TJ Tabasco breed Duroc chromosome 13, Sscrofa11.1, whole genome shotgun sequence genomic region:
- the LOC110256335 gene encoding basic salivary proline-rich protein 3-like, producing MAQAAAGKGILGAPSPLPSFTPGPAPSPRPAGCALCGCENPERRIGARSQPTPPRSGSRAGHAQCGRRAAVRQLGSSRSRAVGARTPAAASRRRQPPPDSGKLRGVPGALLAETDTLQIRSKPVLPPSQPESWRLRPPKCRRCRRPLPTSRGPTGKLLGAGVGREEELRLGRGRLAGGARDARGLAAPVGSRCQSSTPLLPQPLEGQQRVKSAPSHREHGPLQPPRPPAVRLGAFPEPPRGPEPRMRHRSPVGV from the coding sequence ATGGCGCAGGCTGCGGCCGGGAAAGGGATCCTGGGGGCGCCCTCTCCCTTGCCCAGTTTCACCCCAGGGCCAGCTCCGTCGCCCCGGCCCGCGGGCTGCGCGCTCTGCGGCTGTGAAAACCCGGAGAGGCGGATCGGAGCGCGCTCGCAGCCAACTCCTCCGCGGTCCGGCAGCCGAGCTGGGCATGCTCAGTGCGGCCGCCGCGCCGCCGTCCGCCAACTCGGAAGCTCGCGCTCCCGGGCCGTGGGGGCGAGAACGCCGGCGGCGGCGAGCCGGCGTCGCCAGCCGCCCCCAGACAGTGGCAAACTTCGCGGCGTCCCTGGAGCTCTCCTGGCCGAGACCGATACCTTACAAATCAGATCAAAGCCAGTcctccccccatcccagcccGAATCATGGAGGCTGCGGCCGCCCAAGTGCCGCCGCTGTCGGCGGCCCCTGCCCACTAGCCGGGGACCAACAGGTAAActgttgggggcgggggttgggagggaggaggagctgcGGCTGGGAAGAGGGCGGCTGGCAGGAGGAGCTCGAGACGCCCGCGGACTAGCTGCCCCCGTCGGCTCTCGCTGCCAATCCTCaacccccctccttccccagcccctggagggGCAGCAAAGGGTTAAGTCGGCCCCGAGCCACCGTGAGCACGGCCCCCTCCAGCCGCCGCGACCGCCAGCAGTGCGCCTCGGCGCCTTCCCAGAGCCGCCGAGGGGACCCGAGCCGCGGATGCGCCACCGGAGCCCTGTGGGCGTCTAG